GGCCAGGGTGTCGTGCCAGCGGGAGGTCATCCTGTAGATGCTACGGGCGACCGCCGATGGCGGGCGCGCCCATGTGCAGCCAGTAGAAGCTCTGCGTGGCGAGTGTGAGGGTCAGGCGGCCGTCGTCGCCGACGGTCGGGAAGACGCCGCCGCCGAACAGGTCGTACAGCTGGGATCCCGCGAAGTCCGACGCGTCGATCGTGACCGAGACCGGGTTGTGCGCGAACGAGAAGACGCAGAGCACGTCCTCGGCGCGGTCGCCGAAGTGCGTGCCGCTGCCCTCGTAGGAGCGCACGAACGCGAGCACGCTCTCGTGGTCGGTCGGCAGGACCGTGATGGTGCCCTGGCCGAACACCGGGTGCGCCTTCCGCACGTGGATGACGTTGCGGACCCAGTGCAGCAGCGAGCGGGACTGCGCGAGCTGCGACTCCACGTTGATCTGCGCGTAGTTGTAGACGAGCGACTGCACGACGGGCAGGTAGAGCTTCCCCGGGTCGGCGGTGGAGAAGCCGGCGTTGCGGTCCGGGGTCCACTGCATGGGCGTGCGCGACGCGTCGCGGTCCGGGAGCCAGATGTTGTCGCCCATGCCGATCTCGTCCCCGTAGTAGAGGAACGGGCTGCCGGGCAGCGAGAACAGGAGCGCGTGCACGAGCTCGAGCTCGGCGCGCGAGTTGTCGAGGAGCGGGGCCAGGCGGCGCCGGATGCCGATGTTGACGCGCATGCGCGGGTCGTACGCGTACCAGCCGTACATGGCCTGGCGGTACTCCTCGCTCACCATCTCGAGCGTGAGCTCGTCGTGGTTGCGGAGGAAGACGCCCCACGCCGCCGCGTCCGGGATCTCGAACGTCTCGCTCATGATCCGCTTCAGCTCGTCCGCGGTCTGCGAGCGGAGGGAGTAGAAGATGCGCGGCATGATCGGGAAGTCGAACGCCATGTGGCACTCCGGCTCCTCCTCGGTGCCGAGGAACGCGGAGACCTCACGGGGCCACTGGTTGGCCTCGGCGATGAGGATCCGGCCCGGGTACTCCTCGTCGACCATGGCGCGCAGGCGCTTGAGGAACTCGTGGGTGGCGGGCTCGCCCTCGCCGTTGCCCTCCTCGGTCTCGTAGAGGTACGGGATCGCGTCGAGGCGGAGGCCGTCGACGCCCATGTCGAGCCAGTGGCGGATGACGCCGT
The nucleotide sequence above comes from Clavibacter sp. B3I6. Encoded proteins:
- the treS gene encoding maltose alpha-D-glucosyltransferase, which produces MSFTAPITLPGLTLDKQWYKRSVFYEVMIRSFVDSNGDGTGDIQGLISKLDYLQWLGIDGLWLPPFFQSPLRDGGYDISDYMAVLPEFGTLDDFKELVTKSHERNMRIVIDLVMNHTSDQHEWFQQSRSDPDGPYGDFYVWSDTDEKYEDIRVIFVDTEESNWTFDPVRRQFFFHRFFSHQPDLNFDNPKVHEAIYGVIRHWLDMGVDGLRLDAIPYLYETEEGNGEGEPATHEFLKRLRAMVDEEYPGRILIAEANQWPREVSAFLGTEEEPECHMAFDFPIMPRIFYSLRSQTADELKRIMSETFEIPDAAAWGVFLRNHDELTLEMVSEEYRQAMYGWYAYDPRMRVNIGIRRRLAPLLDNSRAELELVHALLFSLPGSPFLYYGDEIGMGDNIWLPDRDASRTPMQWTPDRNAGFSTADPGKLYLPVVQSLVYNYAQINVESQLAQSRSLLHWVRNVIHVRKAHPVFGQGTITVLPTDHESVLAFVRSYEGSGTHFGDRAEDVLCVFSFAHNPVSVTIDASDFAGSQLYDLFGGGVFPTVGDDGRLTLTLATQSFYWLHMGAPAIGGRP